The genomic stretch ACCTTTCATGCCTTCCGATCCTGGCGTGAGCACGAGTTCTGCACCATAAGCGCGCAACAGGTTACGACGCTCGATCGACATGGTGTCCGGCATGACCAGCACGGCACGGTAGCCTTTCGCTGCAGCAATCATCGCCAGACCGATCCCAGTGTTGCCCGAAGTCGGCTCGACGATTGTGTCGCCCGGCTTGATTTCGCCAGCCTTTTCCGCTTCCACGATCATCGAGTAGGCGATGCGGTCTTTTACAGAACCGCCTGGGTTGAACGATTCAAGCTTTACATAGATCTCCGCATCATCCGGGCCTGCGATGGTGTTCAGTTTCACGATCGGCGTCTGGCCGATCAGCTCTGCAATGTTGTTGGCAATACGCATGAAAAAAACCTCCCCTGTTTATATAAAACCAAGTATTGTAGTTGGAATTATACTGTATGTTGGTTCCAGTTTATCGCGGAACGGCTTTTTCTGTCAATCCCTCTTCGCATCTGTGACCAACCCGAGCAGTTCGGCCTCATTAAAATGGTAGACTTCGCCGCAGAAATGGCAGGACAGTTCGGCCTGCTTGTCCTCTTCGACAATCTTGACCAGTTCCGCTTCACCGAGCGAGATCAGACCGCGGGCAAAACGATCGCGTGAGCAGTCGCACTGGAAACGGATCTCGACTTTATCATTGAAATTGACCTCGCCTGGAATCAAGCGCTGCAAAATCTGCTCTGGCGTATGGCCTTTTTCGAGCAATGTCGTGACGTGTGGGAACTGCTTGATCTGATCTTCGATATAATCGATGTCTTCGTCAGAGACACCGGGCAGCAATTGCAACAGGAAGCCGCCCGCTTGCGTCACCGTTTGATCTTTGCCGACCAACACGCCCAGACCGAGCGCAGACGGCGTCTGTTCGGACTGCGCGAAGTAATAGAGAAAATCGTCGCCGATCTCTCCGGTCGCCAGCGGTACCGAGCCGATATACGGTTCTTTCAAGCCCAGGTCTTTGATGACAAAAAGGAACCCCTCACCAACTGCACTGCCGACGTCGAGCTTTTCCACATCGCCAAAGACGATGCCGTCGTTCGGAGGCAGTTCGACCTGCGGGTTCTCGACATAGCCGCGCACATGCCCTTCGCTGTCTGCCGTCGCTACGATCCGACCGAGCGGCCCATCCCCGCGAATCTGCAAGGTTACGGTCTCTTTGCCTTTTAACATCACACCCATGATCGCAGCCATCGTCGCCGTCCGGCCCAGTGCGGCACTGGCCAGCGCCAGCGCATTGTTGCGGTCCGAAAGCTCACGGACAAGTTCTGTCGTTATACATGCAAACGCGCGCAGTTTCCCATCGAGTGCAGTTGCGCGTACCAAATAATCGTTCATCTTGTTTATTCCTCCCCAAAACTAACCGGTTCAACAACCTGTTGTGTGGTTGGAAAATCTTGCCCACCCCAACCGCTTTCTCTATGTTAGCATGTTCCTTCTGCTGTTGTAAGTATACGATGTCGCTTGAAAATGGTGAGTCACTGTGCCGCTTTCTTTCATAAGATAGGTGAGCAACCCCGCACAGGAGGGTGAGCCGATTGAACCAACCTCTGCTCGGCCTGATGACGACCGACCTCCCGAAATTCCATGCCAAAAGCAAGCTGTCACCGACCTGGCAACTGCTCGCAGCGGCAGGACGCGCGGCCGATTGGCAGGTGCTTTTTTTCCATCCGCACGCCATCTCCCCTCATAAGCGCACGATGCGCGGCTTCTGGCTGCGTACAGATGGGACGTGGCACATCGGGACGGCTCCGCTGCCCACGGTGGTCGTCGATCAAGTGTATGTTCATCTCGCCCGCACCGACCCTCGCTATGTGCTGGCCAAACGAGCCTTAAAGCAACATCATATCCCAGTGGTCAACCCACGACTGCCCGACAAGCGCGGCGTTTGGCGCGCTCTCACAGCGTTTGCACCGCTTCAGCCTTACCTGCCGGAGACGGCGGTGCTGGGCCGATCGGACGATGTGGAAAACTGGCTCGCCCGTCATTCCACCGTGTTCATCAAACCTGCCCGCGGCTCTAAAGGGCGCGGCGTGACGCGCATCGGTCGCACAGCGGACGGACGTTATGAC from Tumebacillus algifaecis encodes the following:
- a CDS encoding YheC/YheD family endospore coat-associated protein; translated protein: MNQPLLGLMTTDLPKFHAKSKLSPTWQLLAAAGRAADWQVLFFHPHAISPHKRTMRGFWLRTDGTWHIGTAPLPTVVVDQVYVHLARTDPRYVLAKRALKQHHIPVVNPRLPDKRGVWRALTAFAPLQPYLPETAVLGRSDDVENWLARHSTVFIKPARGSKGRGVTRIGRTADGRYDVTEQHRQTLGAPALRKLIAKRLQQERHLIQQGLDLVEAEGSKIDLRVVLFRDGEKVWRPVATVPRVGKSGQAVTNLAQGGRTETLRWLAAEMRQQHIAMPSREQIEAVAVRTAQALTPLRPTLAFLGIDIGLTEAGRLYPLDINPRPGRQVLSLDDRHTAYTYLAEFCKTLL
- the hslO gene encoding Hsp33 family molecular chaperone HslO codes for the protein MNDYLVRATALDGKLRAFACITTELVRELSDRNNALALASAALGRTATMAAIMGVMLKGKETVTLQIRGDGPLGRIVATADSEGHVRGYVENPQVELPPNDGIVFGDVEKLDVGSAVGEGFLFVIKDLGLKEPYIGSVPLATGEIGDDFLYYFAQSEQTPSALGLGVLVGKDQTVTQAGGFLLQLLPGVSDEDIDYIEDQIKQFPHVTTLLEKGHTPEQILQRLIPGEVNFNDKVEIRFQCDCSRDRFARGLISLGEAELVKIVEEDKQAELSCHFCGEVYHFNEAELLGLVTDAKRD